CGCAGATTAAAACGAACAAAACAAAAAGCATAATGTCAAAATCAAGATCACAGAAGATTGCCGAGAAAACAATCTTTGCCGCATTTCAAATTATAAGTGAAAATGGTGGCGAAATGAGGGGGAAGGAGGTCGTCGATAAAAATCCGTCAGACGGTAACGTTTGATGAATACGAAAGCCACCGTTACGAAAAAACAGGCTACATCCGCTGGGAATCGATCCTTCATTTTTATACCATCGATTGTATGAAAGCCGGTTTTCTGCGCAAACAAAAAGGGATCTGGACGGTTACAGCAGAAGGGGAAAAAGCAATGGCACTGGGACCCGAAAAGTTCCTGTATACCGCTACAAAACTGTACCGGGAGTGGGATGGAAAACGTAAAGCTGTGGATACAATTGAAAATGATCTTGGGAACGGAAGTGAAGAAGATACCATTCAACTGCAGAAATCACTTCTGAGTCAGTATGAAGAAGAAGCCTATAACGGAATCCGTGATTATATCTGCTCCAAAAACCCTTATGAATTTCAGGATTTAGTCGCCGAACTGTTGAAAGTGATGGGTTATTATATTTCAGAAGTGGCAAAAAGAGGACCTGATGGTGGTATCGATATTATAGCTTACACCGATCCTTTAGGAACAAGACATCCAAGAATTATCGTACAGGTGAAACACCGTACTAACGATGCTGTCTCAAGTGATGAAGTGCAGAAACTGGCTGGAACTTTAAAAAGAAATACCGATGTCGGAATATTTGTGACCTCTGGGACATTTTCTAAACCGGCAATAAAAGAAGCCCGTGATTCCAGAGAGCATATTGAACTGATTGATTTTGAAAGACTGGTATCGCTCTGGCAGTCCTACTATGATAAATTGGAAGATCCACAAAAGACCTATTTACCTTTGCATCCCATTTATTTTGTAGGGGAATGATGACTCATTTTCATTTGTGAAAAATTCCTCTTTTGCTAAAACTTTAGGATGCCATATAAAAAGAACATATTTAAAGGAAAAAGATTCTACAATAACTGTTAGCCATAATGAATAATAATATTCACCAATTCAGAGATTCATTTAATAAAGTTTATACTTTAATTGGTTCTTCTGAAGCTTTACCTAACAATATTCCCAATATAAGAATTTGTAGATTTTACGGAAAAAACGAAGATGAAGTAAATTTTAAAACAATTGCTTATGCTTGCCCTGAATTATTAGGGCAGAATAGTCTTATCATCTATGATGAATGTGAGTCCTATAATGAACAATTCAGCAAATATGAAAGCCATTTTTCCCAATTTTTCTTACCGTATTTATCGGTCGTGGGAGTTAAAGGGGAAAAGAAAGTTCCTAGTTTTCAATCTAGAAAAGATCATGATGAAAATACAAGGACATCTCTAAAATTATTTAAATTATAAACTTAATTTGAAACATTATCTTTATAAATAATCTCATTTTAAACAAAAACTTATGTGGAAAGACAGCGAAACTAATTTAGACCTATTAAACTTTGATTATCTAGTTGAAGTTACAAAAGATATAATTGAAAATGAAGATTTGTCTCCCTGCACAATTGGGGTGTATGGAGATTGGGGAAGTGGAAAATCTAGTTTGGTAGAGATGATTTTAAAATCCTATGATGGTAATGATGATTTTTTATGTATAAAATTTAATGGTTGGTTGTTTGAAGATTATGAAGATGCTAAAACAGCTCTTTTGGGAACAATCATAGATAAAATCAAAGAGAAAAGAAAACTTTCTGCAAAAGCTAAGGCTGGAGTTAAGAAGCTTTTGGAGAATATAAATTATCTCGATTTAGCAAGTAAAGGTCTAAAATACGGAACTGATTTTTTTCTAACTGGTGGATTAGGAACAATAGCGGATATAACAATAAATCAAATTGCTTCAAAATTAAAATCAGCAGGTCAAGAAGTTAATGATGAAGAAATAAAAAAAGTTCTTGAAGGAACTTTTTCAAAAGAAGAAACGAGAAAAAATTTAAGAGAGTTTCAAAATGACTTTGAAGAATTACTCAAAGAAACCAAAATTAAAAAACTAGTTGTGTTTATTGATGAACTTGACAGATGTAATCACGATACAATTCTTGAAACTCTTGAAGCTATAAGACTGTTTTTGTTTACAAAAGGAAGTTCATTTATAATAGGTGCGGATGAAAGGCAAGTAATGTATGCTGTGGGTAAAAGATTCCCTGAAGTTAAAGGAAATCATTTAGATATTGGTAAAGAGTATCTTGAGAAGATGATACAGTATCCTATAAAAATTCCACAACTTGGCGTTCAAGAAATGGAATTCTATATTACTTCCTTATTTCTTCAAGAAGCTTTTGAAAAAGAATATTCTGAAATTATAACTTTTCTAAAAGAAAAAAGAGAAGAGGATTTTATTAGGTTCGAGATTACTTATGAATTAATTAAGAATAAGTTTGAAGAAATTAATGATAACAAGCTAAAAGATGTTTTATCAATTTCTAAGCAACTTTCATCTGTACTATCTAATAGATTAAATGGAAATCCAAGACATTGTAAAAGATTTCTTAATTCTTTATCTATGAGGATGAAGATGGCTAAATTTAAGAAGGTAACATTAGATAAAAAGGTTCTAGCAAAATTAATGTTAATAGAGTATTTTCAAGATGATGTCTTTAAAAAAATTGGAGAGCTCCAAGCTAATGAAAATGGAAAGCCTTTAGAAATTAAGTTAATTGAAGAAGATAGGTGGGAAGATGTAGAAACGTTAAAACTATGGAAGGATGATACATGGTTAAAAAATTGGATTAATTCGGAACCAAGATTATCTGATATTGATTTACAAAACTATTTTTATTTTACAAGAGAAAGCTTACAAGCAACTTTTTATAAATCATCTTTTGCTCTTAGTACAGAAGGCGAAAATATTTTGGAAAGATTACAAGGAGGTTCTGACTCTTTAAGAAGTGAGGCAATTAAAAAATCTCAAAATGTTAGTGATTTCGAAGCAACAGAGATTCTAAAGACAATATTTAATATCATACAGTCATCATCAACCATAGATACACAATTATTCAAGTCTTTCTTAGAGTGGTCAAAAACAAGAGCTTCACTCTATTCTGACTGCTTGTCTAAACTTACTACACTTCCATCTCAATCTATTAAAATTAGTTTTATTCCCACTGTTTTTGACTTTGGAAAAAAGATAGATAAATTACATGAGGTACAAGAACTAGCTAAAAAATGGAGCCAAGAGAACCCTAAATTAAAAAAAGCAATTGAAGAAGAATTAAAATAAAAACTAAAAAACTATGGGAACATCAAGTATGTATGGTGGCTATTCCAATGGAGGTTCACAAAATAATCCTCTTATACCACCTGATTTTGAAGATAATGAACAAGAAAATAATAATGACGGAGAAGGTGCAGATAATCAAGAAGATCAAAATTCTGAAAATGAAGATTCTGAACAAAATTCAGAGGATAAAAAAGTAGAAAAACAAGACGAACAAACTGTTGAATGGAGTAATGCAAAAACTTTCATGTCAAAAATAGCTTCTGGAAGATCCAATAATATTAAGGGTGCAGTCTCAAAATATGTAAAAGCTTATGGAGGTGCTAAATCTGCTTCAAAAAATGCAGTAGGAGGAATAAAAACAACTATCAATCTTGGAAATTTTGTAAGAGGTATTTCAGAGAAAGGATTGAAAGAAACCCTTGATGCATACAAAATAGATTACAAGGATAAGGGTGGAAAAGAAATTCTAAGTGAGCTAATAAACATTTTAGCACCTTCTCCTAGTACAAAAGATGATGCTGTTTCAAGAAAGGCTTTGATTCTTACTATGGAAATACTATATGAACTTATAGAACAAGAAAGTTCAGAGATTGAGACTATTGAAAAACTAGATGTGAACATCATAGTTCCAACTTATATAGAAGCTTATATTTATCAGAAGCTAATAAATGATCTAGGGTCACGAATAGAAAGTTATTCTAAAAGTGCAGCAGATGCAGTAGCTGTGGAAAAAGATATAAAAGAATATATCCATTCTAAGATTGAGGTTGTCTTTAAAGGTAAGGATATTAAAGACTATGAATTCTCAACAAAAGAAATACTAAGCCTTTATAACCAGTGTTACACCGTAATGGAAGATTTATTATGAAAGAATTTATATTTAAACTAAATACTGATGATACATTCACAGTAGACTCAGCAGTTGAGGTGGATTTGACTTCAAAGGCAGATTATAATCATACTTTTTTTAATTTATTAAGACCACTTTATCGCATGCCAAGCTTTTTTCAAAATGAGGCATTAGATTTATGGTATATCTCTTTAATGGTGTACTATGTTGATAGGAAGGTTTTAAGGAGTGGAACTTTTGACAATTGGACTAGAGAAGTAAAACTTTACATTCCAGTATTAGAAGTTGATAAATGGAATCAAAATAAGGATTTGCTTATAGAAATGATTTCCTACTTAAGTGGTGATATTTGGGATTTTGAATTTAGAAAAAGAGACTTAAATGAAAAAGAGACTAAAATATCTGGAAATATTACTCAAAGATATATATCAAGTAAATATACTCCTGATTGCTTTTGTATGCTATCTGGGGGGTTAGATTCATTTATTGGTGCAATAGACCTATTAAAAGAAAGTAAAAACATTGCATTTATTGGACATTACGGAGGAGGAAAAGGGGTAAAACCTTTCCAAGATAAAGTTGCTTTTCTATTAAAGGATAAATTTGGATTACAAGATGAGCAATTTTTCAATTTTAATGCAACACCAATTGGAGGAATTGAAGATACAACTAGAACACGTTCATTTATGTTTTTTATGCATGCTATTATTTTAGCATCCTGCATGAATAAAGATATTGATTTGTATATTCCTGAAAATGGATTAATATCTTTAAACATCCCTCTTACCAATTCTAGATTAGGCAGTAGTAGCACAAGAACAACACATCCCTATTATCTAAAAATGTTTCAGGATTTATTAGTAAAACTTGGTGTAAAAATAAAATTAAAAAATCCTTATCAGTTTTTGACTAAAGGAGAAATGTTATCAAACTGTAAGGAATTAGATTTTATTAAGGAGCATTACAAAGAAACAATGTCTTGTTCACATCCAGATCAAGTCAGATGGGTCAAAGGTAGTTTTAAGCCTAAACATTGTGGTACGTGTTTGCCTTGTACTATTAGAAGAGCATCAGTTTTATACGCATTTGAGAGTGATATCACAGAATACAGAGATCTTGATTATGAAAATAGAAAAGCAAACATAGAGCTAAGATCTTATAAGATTGGGCTTTTAGACTACACTGAAAATAATACAGGATTTACAATTCAAATGTCTGGAAAAATTGATGAGC
The window above is part of the Kaistella faecalis genome. Proteins encoded here:
- a CDS encoding restriction endonuclease, whose product is MKAGFLRKQKGIWTVTAEGEKAMALGPEKFLYTATKLYREWDGKRKAVDTIENDLGNGSEEDTIQLQKSLLSQYEEEAYNGIRDYICSKNPYEFQDLVAELLKVMGYYISEVAKRGPDGGIDIIAYTDPLGTRHPRIIVQVKHRTNDAVSSDEVQKLAGTLKRNTDVGIFVTSGTFSKPAIKEARDSREHIELIDFERLVSLWQSYYDKLEDPQKTYLPLHPIYFVGE
- a CDS encoding KAP family P-loop NTPase fold protein, whose protein sequence is MWKDSETNLDLLNFDYLVEVTKDIIENEDLSPCTIGVYGDWGSGKSSLVEMILKSYDGNDDFLCIKFNGWLFEDYEDAKTALLGTIIDKIKEKRKLSAKAKAGVKKLLENINYLDLASKGLKYGTDFFLTGGLGTIADITINQIASKLKSAGQEVNDEEIKKVLEGTFSKEETRKNLREFQNDFEELLKETKIKKLVVFIDELDRCNHDTILETLEAIRLFLFTKGSSFIIGADERQVMYAVGKRFPEVKGNHLDIGKEYLEKMIQYPIKIPQLGVQEMEFYITSLFLQEAFEKEYSEIITFLKEKREEDFIRFEITYELIKNKFEEINDNKLKDVLSISKQLSSVLSNRLNGNPRHCKRFLNSLSMRMKMAKFKKVTLDKKVLAKLMLIEYFQDDVFKKIGELQANENGKPLEIKLIEEDRWEDVETLKLWKDDTWLKNWINSEPRLSDIDLQNYFYFTRESLQATFYKSSFALSTEGENILERLQGGSDSLRSEAIKKSQNVSDFEATEILKTIFNIIQSSSTIDTQLFKSFLEWSKTRASLYSDCLSKLTTLPSQSIKISFIPTVFDFGKKIDKLHEVQELAKKWSQENPKLKKAIEEELK
- the qatC gene encoding Qat anti-phage system QueC-like protein QatC gives rise to the protein MKEFIFKLNTDDTFTVDSAVEVDLTSKADYNHTFFNLLRPLYRMPSFFQNEALDLWYISLMVYYVDRKVLRSGTFDNWTREVKLYIPVLEVDKWNQNKDLLIEMISYLSGDIWDFEFRKRDLNEKETKISGNITQRYISSKYTPDCFCMLSGGLDSFIGAIDLLKESKNIAFIGHYGGGKGVKPFQDKVAFLLKDKFGLQDEQFFNFNATPIGGIEDTTRTRSFMFFMHAIILASCMNKDIDLYIPENGLISLNIPLTNSRLGSSSTRTTHPYYLKMFQDLLVKLGVKIKLKNPYQFLTKGEMLSNCKELDFIKEHYKETMSCSHPDQVRWVKGSFKPKHCGTCLPCTIRRASVLYAFESDITEYRDLDYENRKANIELRSYKIGLLDYTENNTGFTIQMSGKIDEQLDEYEDLYKRGMEELATFINTKNE